From a single Cryptococcus neoformans var. neoformans B-3501A chromosome 3, whole genome shotgun sequence genomic region:
- a CDS encoding hypothetical protein (HMMPfam hit to TrkH, Cation transport protein, score: 219.4, E(): 6.7e-63): protein MKRPRFRVRKAFRKPKMPTVAEARDTWQKLKCHFNFFRIHLLVFTFIPIIAACIFYAANGSASGNANSGLTGRQKVTFIDSLFLCFSAMTTTGLCTVNLSALHPFQQVILFFLFIVGDYSFVSLIMVLVRKHYFRTHCEQLLINDLFRRIPTISYDTGAQGGLNYSSKSFKSTIKKLRGKNIAISGPIDGHKMDNFAEDGLVTAGDQEQHMMTDSPVDMTFEERGRRERAEASEIPADNQTPGPRVPSTLGKSTAALLNPANAAPPPATSSAQAEDHRSPFVDPLFQARQRLRTQTRAKSISAAQHGRSTSDHRPTPPHVTSDVPNHMGGGAIPPKRKNNVHIKDYSHHDQSQHPHLHTAAQIVTHHTIDPTRGLPIPFGHKNTGYGGFPSLLHIFHHFLPERAKQRLYRPVRRVGIVMHPTYAHEFENGHAGHEESWSEAIRGSVAKWMPEGLQGLVIGRNSRFWTEELDDEELEQIGGVEYRALKLLSSIVSSYIFLYQMIPFAILSIYFAKVDYWNSALLETAGEQAGTVNKTWFSLFLSASAYTGCGMVLTDEGLVPFQTCYLMIYVLIVALLVGNHALPIMLRFIIWIGTKITRKGVKHESLHFLLDHPRRHQTWYLLFILLAFTVVELFSFLVLNIGLPVVDSLGGWERFSDGLLQSLSVRASGFGIITISDMAPSVLFLYIIFMYVAIYPIAMSVRSTNVYEERALGLYEHDDPDTSGQDEPQFKGHRREVFSKYLMWHMRRQLAFDVWPLALAVLTISMLERGKLLDPQKSSWFTIFRIIFECTSGYGTIGLTLGTPNNNYAFSGEFGTASKLVMIVIMLRGRHRGLPVAIDRAILLPREYSRIVKPSEGLQPTLSHSDPFTRASNEDDRSRPIEMELEGGFGERDLPEKLAKKRELKKDGAGAAEADRQG from the exons ATGAAGAGACCCCGATTTCGTGTTCGAAAGGCTTTTCGAAAGCCCAAGATGCCAACGGTCGCAGAGGCCAGAGACACATGGCAGAAACTAAAGTGTCacttcaacttcttcagAATACATTTGCTCgtcttcaccttcatccctA TCATCGCCGCATGTATCTTCTACGCGGCCAATGGGTCAGCAAGTGGTAATGCGAACAGTGGCCTGACAGGCCGTCAAAAGGTTACCTTTATTGACAGCTTGTTCCTATGCTTTTCAGCTATGAC AACAACCGGCCTCTGCACAGTAAA CTTATCGGCCCTTCACCCGTTCCAGCAAGTAATCTTGTTTTTTCTCTTTATCGTCGGCGACTACTCTTTTGTCTCTCTTATCATGGTTCTGGTACGCAAGCATTATTTTCGGACTCACTGCGAACAGCTCCTTATCAACGACCTTTTCCGACGAATTCCCACAATATCATACGACACTGGGGCACAAGGCGGTCTTAATTACAGCTCGAAAAGTTTCAAGTCAACCATCAAAAAATTGCGAGGCAAGAATATCGCAATTTCGGGACCTATCGATGGTCATAAAATGGACAATTTTGCAGAAGATGGTCTTGTCACCGCTGGGGATCAAGAACAGCATATGATGACTGATTCGCCTGTGGATATGACGTTTGAAgagcgaggaagacgagagcGAGCAGAAGCTTCAGAAATTCCGGCTGACAACCAGACTCCTGGTCCACGTGTACCCTCGACTCTTGGGAAATCTACAGCTGCCTTACTCAATCCTGCCAATGCAGCGCCTCCTCCAGCCACAAGTTCAGCTCAAGCCGAAGATCATCGATCTCCTTTTGTCGATCCTCTGTTCCAAGCTCGTCAGCGGTTGAGAACTCAGACCCGCGCCAAGAGTATCAGCGCAGCTCAACATGGTCGATCTACCTCTGATCACCGCCCAACTCCTCCACACGTTACCTCAGACGTACCGAATCATATGGGAGGGGGTGCTATCCCTCCAAAACGCAAAAACAATGTACATATTAAAGACTATTCCCATCATGACCAATCTCAACACCCCCATCTGCACACCGCTGCTCAAATTGTGACTCACCATACTATTGACCCCACTCGCGGTCTGCCCATACCTTTCGGCCATAAAAATACTGGCTACGGCGGGTTTCCCAGTCTTTTACACATTTTCCACCATTTTCTACCCGAAAGAGCCAAACAGAGACTCTACAGACCGGTTCGTCGAGTAGGCATTGTGATGCATCCAACTTATGCTCatgagtttgaaaatgGGCACGCCGGTCACGAGGAAAGCTGGAGTGAAGCGATAAGAGGGTCGGTAGCAAAGTGGATGCCAGAAGGATTGCAGGGACTTGTGATTGGAAGGAACTCACGGTTCTGGACAGAAGAGctcgatgatgaagaattggagCAAATTGGTGGTGTAGAGTATAGAGCTCTTAAACTCTTGAGCTCCATCGTATCGTCA TACATATTTCTCTACCAGATGATCCCCTTTGCGATACTTAGTATCTATTTCGCCAAGGTGGATTACTGGAACTCTGCATTGCTCGAAACAGCTGGCGAACAAGCTGGTACTGTCAACAAGACATGGTTCTCGCTCTTCTTATCTGCTTCCGCTTATACTGGATGTGGTATGGT ATTAACAGACGAAGGGCTTGTGCCTTTCCAGACCTGTTATCTCATGATCTATGTCCTCATAGTGGCATTATTAGTAGGCAATCATGCTCTGCCAATTATGCTGCGATTTATTATCTGGATTGGAACAAAGATCACCAGGAAGGGAGTGAAGCATGAGTCATTGCACTTTCTTTTAGATCACCCTCGGCG CCATCAAACTTGGTACTTACTTTTTATCCTTCTGGCGTTCAC GGTTGTTGagcttttctccttccttgttCTCAACATTGGTCTTCCTGTCGTTGATTCGCTTGGTGGCTGGGAACGATTCTCGGATGGATTATTGCAAAGTCTGAGCGTGCGGGCATCTGGATTCGGGATTATCACAATCTCTGATATGGCACCTTCGGTGCTCTTCTTGTACATT ATTTTTATGTATGTGGCTATATATC CTATTGCCATGTCTGTCAGATCTACAAATGTGTACGAAGAGCGGG CGCTCGGACTGTACGAACATGATGATCCCGATACGTCAGGTCAAGATGAACCGCAATTTAAAGGTCACCGTCGAGAAGTCTTCAG TAAATATTTGATGTGGCACATGCGCCGTCAACTAGCGTTTGATGTTTGGCCTTTGGCATTAGCCGTCCTTACGATTTCTATGCTTGAGCGAGGGAAACTTTTGGACCCACAGAA GAGCTCCTGGTTTACTATATTCAGGATCATTTTCGAATGTACAAGTGGTTACGGTACTATCGGTCTCACTCTCGGAACTCCCAACAACAATTATGCATTCTCGGGCGAGTTTGGTACTGCTTCAAAATTGGTCATGATAGTTATCATGTTGCGAGGGAGACATCGTGGGTTGCCTGTAGCTATTGATAG GGCAATTTTGCTTCCTCGAGAGTATTCCCGCATCGTCAAACCCTCCGAAGGCTTACAACCAACGCTATCTCACTCCGATCCATTTACCCGTGCAtcgaatgaagatgatagaTCGAGACCGATAGAAATGGAACTTGAAGGTGGGTTTGGTGAAAGGGATCTGCCAGAAAAGTTAGCGAAAAAGCGAGAactgaagaaggacggTGCTGGTGCAGCAGAGGCTGATAGACAAGGATAA
- a CDS encoding hypothetical protein (Match to EST gb|CF194113.1|CF194113): protein MFGQKQYDQALFNDLLSRVEISKHDLNALVLDYLLIEGFSDAAVEFARETGLPADVDHAQVAERMEIRQAVEDGRVEEAVRRVNELDPEILDGNASLLFHLHLLRLIELIRTEDLDTALAFATEELAPRGAQNPEFLADLEKTMALLAFPDLAKFADDSPAADKPTLAPETLTLFEEPAFEPIIALMKRSQRVKVAKELNAAILENQGYGMETKLSGLVRLMAWGEEKLVEGSDIVIPEEEQRKGRTWADAVLSGEVDC, encoded by the exons ATGTTTGGCCAGAAGCAATATGACCAGGCTCTATTCAACGATCTGCTCAGCCGGGTTGAGATATCCAAACA CGATCTCAACGCTTTAGTCTTGGATTATCTCTTGATCGAAGGCTTCTCTGACGCTGCAGTCGAGTTTGCTCGAGAAACTGGTCTGCCCGCCGATGTCGACCACGCCCAAGTTGCCGAGCGTATGGAGATTCGCCAagctgttgaagatggTCGGGTCGAAGAGGCCGTGAGACGAGTCAATGAGCTTGATCCGGAG ATCCTTGATGGCAACGCGTCATTACTGTTCCATTTGCATTTACTCCGGCTCATTGAACTTATTCGGACTGAGGATCTCGACACTGCGTTGGCATTTGCGACTGAAGAGCTGGCCCCTCGCGGCGCTCAAAATCCTGAGTTTCTGGCCGACCTCGAAAAGACGATGGCTCTTCTTGCGTTCCCTGACCTGGCAAAATTTGCCGATGACTCACCTGCGGCCGACAAGCCCACTTTGGCCCCTGAGACGCTTACATTGTTTGAAGAACCGGCATTTGAGCCCATCATTGCGTTGATGAAACGTTCTCAGCGCGTCAAGGTCGCCAAAGAACTAAATGCTGCTATTCTTGAAAATCAGGGGTATGGAATGGAGACTAAGCTGAGCGGCTTGGTACGATTGATGGCttggggagaggagaagctTGTCGAAGGTTCTGATATTGTGATtcctgaagaagaacaacgGAAAGGCAGGACGTGGGCCGATGCTGTTCTAAGTGGTGAAGTAGACTGCTGA